In Amycolatopsis endophytica, the following are encoded in one genomic region:
- a CDS encoding enoyl-CoA hydratase-related protein, which yields MTSYRDIAVDRDGPVLTITLNRPEAGNKFRHETCLELSDALQRFRLDPALRAAILTGAGEKFFCIGGEHDEATSLDQSQVLPIIDVYQAIDTIAKPIIAAVNGFAVGGGNVLHTVCDLTIAADTAVFRQVGPMVGSFDAGYGSWYLEDTIGRKRAKEMWYLNRKYSAQEALEMGLANEVVPAADLRERATEVARELTTRSPMALGGLKAAFSGKHNGVSGQARMAHDQLLSVYLTTQEAHEVSASFGERRRPDPDRFWK from the coding sequence GTGACGAGCTACCGCGACATCGCCGTCGACCGCGACGGCCCGGTCCTCACGATCACGCTCAACCGGCCGGAGGCCGGCAACAAGTTCCGGCACGAGACCTGCCTCGAACTGTCCGACGCGCTGCAGCGGTTCCGGCTCGACCCGGCCCTGCGGGCGGCGATCCTCACCGGGGCGGGCGAGAAGTTCTTCTGCATCGGCGGCGAGCACGACGAGGCCACCTCGCTCGACCAGTCGCAGGTCCTGCCGATCATCGACGTCTACCAGGCGATCGACACCATCGCGAAGCCGATCATCGCGGCGGTCAACGGGTTCGCCGTCGGCGGCGGCAACGTGCTGCACACCGTGTGCGACCTGACCATCGCGGCCGACACCGCCGTGTTCCGCCAGGTCGGGCCGATGGTCGGCAGCTTCGACGCCGGATATGGCAGCTGGTACCTGGAAGACACCATCGGCCGCAAGCGCGCCAAGGAGATGTGGTACCTCAACCGCAAGTACTCCGCGCAGGAAGCGCTCGAGATGGGCCTGGCCAACGAGGTCGTGCCCGCCGCGGATCTGCGCGAGCGCGCCACCGAGGTCGCGCGCGAGCTGACCACCCGCAGCCCGATGGCGCTGGGCGGGCTCAAGGCCGCGTTCTCCGGCAAGCACAACGGCGTGTCCGGCCAGGCCCGGATGGCCCACGACCAGCTGCTCAGCGTCTACCTCACCACGCAGGAAGCGCACGAGGTGAGTGCCTCGTTCGGTGAGCGGCGCCGGCCCGATCCGGACAGGTTCTGGAAATGA
- a CDS encoding acyl-CoA dehydrogenase family protein: MSRNTPALTGDQSDLVAMLDALMSDVDIQLSDARPDEVAHLRARLADLGVWTLAVPERLGGGGGDQALAAVAVARLARRWAALAWAAVQAHAAAELLEGHPGLLARVHAGDVAIAVTGGHRVDAAGEAPHVVVLGAEGARLYGPESLHYTAVRHTGLDGALTRIVRFDGDGTTLGGDVDGARVRLRLGAAAVAAGIADAAAEAALGYSAVRKQFGGALTALPAVRDALFDSSGAAAVQLRQVVQSAEAAPWQAAAVLESACETAIDAAARAVQSHGGYGYLTEYPVERLLRDAVSLRAACDTAATRRDGALDLAGSAKG, translated from the coding sequence ATGAGCCGCAACACCCCGGCCCTGACCGGGGACCAGTCCGATCTCGTCGCGATGCTCGACGCGCTGATGTCCGATGTGGACATCCAGCTCTCCGACGCGCGGCCGGACGAGGTGGCGCACCTGCGGGCACGGCTGGCCGATCTCGGTGTGTGGACGCTCGCGGTCCCCGAACGCCTCGGCGGCGGGGGCGGTGACCAGGCACTGGCGGCGGTCGCGGTCGCGCGGCTCGCGCGCCGCTGGGCCGCACTGGCGTGGGCGGCCGTGCAGGCGCACGCCGCGGCCGAGTTGCTCGAGGGCCACCCCGGCCTGCTCGCCCGCGTCCACGCCGGTGACGTCGCGATCGCCGTGACCGGCGGGCACCGGGTGGACGCGGCGGGAGAGGCGCCGCACGTCGTCGTCCTCGGTGCGGAAGGTGCACGGCTGTACGGGCCGGAGTCCCTGCACTACACCGCTGTCCGGCACACCGGCCTGGACGGGGCGCTGACCAGGATCGTCCGGTTCGACGGTGACGGGACCACGCTCGGTGGGGACGTGGACGGCGCCCGCGTGCGGCTCCGGCTCGGTGCCGCCGCGGTCGCCGCGGGGATCGCCGACGCCGCCGCGGAGGCCGCGCTCGGCTACAGCGCCGTCCGCAAGCAGTTCGGCGGCGCGCTCACCGCCCTGCCGGCGGTGCGCGACGCGCTGTTCGATTCGTCCGGAGCCGCCGCCGTCCAGCTGCGCCAGGTGGTGCAGAGCGCGGAGGCAGCACCGTGGCAGGCCGCCGCGGTGCTCGAGTCCGCCTGCGAGACCGCCATCGACGCCGCCGCCAGGGCGGTGCAGTCCCACGGTGGCTACGGCTACCTCACCGAGTACCCGGTCGAACGCCTGCTGCGCGACGCGGTGTCGCTGCGGGCCGCGTGCGACACCGCGGCCACCCGCCGGGACGGCGCGCTCGACCTGGCCGGTTCCGCGAAAGGATGA
- a CDS encoding AMP-binding protein, whose translation MGTPLAESLGGQHTPLTDAEADAFRAAGWWQNRTIRSVLSETAARYPDRPALVGHRTGAPVVRQNYREFDAAAHHAASALAAVGVGRGDAVALMLPNWIEYAALLFGINEAGAVYAGIPVSYGERQAAAILRRSKAKVLVIPRSWRGTDHLGLSRNLRAELPHLETVIVLGDGPADLRAGEIAWSALDDVPPREFSDPDPSAICYLGFTSGTTGEPKGAMHTHDTLLYDARALADHLGPETLGDPMVQLVASPVGHHTGWMWGVLFTTYLAGTGVHVDRWDPDWGTRVIREEGITTFFGAPTFLQDMMRTDLAGDPTCPLRCLVIAGSSVPRTLPARAGKAFGAYIAPAWGMTECGITVSCTPAEPDDIQCTDGSLVAGSAARVVDELGRDVPPGVTGELLMKGPGMVLGYYDRPDATDNAFLPGMWFRTGDTASIDSNGWVSLRGRSKDIIIRGGENIPVTDVETLLFDHPDVLNAAVVAYPDDRLGERAAAVLVIRDDAVLDLPGLCEYLLARGLSKHYLPERLVLLDELPVTQSGKIQKFKLRELVSSQVP comes from the coding sequence ATGGGCACTCCACTCGCCGAGTCGCTCGGCGGTCAGCACACTCCCCTCACCGACGCCGAGGCCGACGCGTTCCGCGCCGCGGGCTGGTGGCAGAACCGCACCATCCGCTCGGTGCTCTCCGAGACGGCCGCCCGGTACCCGGACCGCCCCGCACTCGTCGGCCACCGCACCGGCGCGCCGGTCGTCCGGCAGAACTACCGCGAGTTCGACGCCGCCGCGCACCACGCCGCCTCGGCACTGGCCGCGGTCGGCGTCGGGCGGGGTGACGCCGTGGCGTTGATGTTGCCGAACTGGATCGAGTACGCGGCGCTGCTGTTCGGCATCAACGAGGCCGGCGCGGTCTACGCCGGGATCCCGGTGTCCTACGGCGAGCGGCAGGCCGCCGCGATCCTCCGCCGCAGCAAGGCGAAGGTGCTGGTGATCCCGCGCTCATGGCGCGGCACGGACCACCTGGGGTTGTCGCGGAACCTGCGCGCGGAACTACCGCACCTGGAAACCGTCATCGTGCTCGGCGACGGGCCCGCGGACCTGCGCGCCGGCGAGATCGCCTGGTCCGCGCTGGACGACGTGCCACCACGGGAGTTCTCCGATCCCGACCCGAGCGCGATCTGCTACCTGGGCTTCACCTCGGGCACGACGGGTGAGCCCAAGGGCGCCATGCACACCCACGACACCCTGCTCTACGACGCGAGGGCGCTGGCCGACCACCTCGGACCCGAGACGCTCGGTGATCCGATGGTGCAGCTCGTCGCCTCCCCGGTGGGCCACCACACGGGCTGGATGTGGGGCGTGCTGTTCACGACGTACCTCGCCGGCACCGGCGTCCACGTCGACCGGTGGGATCCGGACTGGGGCACGCGGGTGATCCGCGAGGAAGGGATCACCACCTTCTTCGGCGCGCCCACGTTCCTGCAGGACATGATGCGCACCGACCTCGCCGGCGATCCCACGTGCCCGTTGCGGTGCCTGGTGATCGCGGGCTCTTCGGTGCCGCGCACGCTGCCCGCGCGGGCCGGCAAGGCGTTCGGCGCCTACATCGCGCCCGCGTGGGGCATGACCGAGTGCGGGATCACCGTCTCCTGCACGCCGGCGGAGCCGGACGACATCCAGTGCACCGACGGGTCGCTCGTCGCCGGGTCCGCGGCCCGGGTCGTCGACGAACTGGGCCGGGACGTGCCGCCCGGGGTGACCGGAGAGCTGCTGATGAAGGGCCCCGGAATGGTGCTGGGCTACTACGACCGTCCCGATGCGACGGACAACGCGTTCCTGCCCGGGATGTGGTTCCGGACGGGTGACACCGCGAGCATCGACTCCAACGGCTGGGTCTCGCTGCGCGGCCGGAGCAAGGACATCATCATCCGGGGCGGGGAGAACATCCCGGTCACCGATGTGGAGACGCTGCTGTTCGACCATCCCGACGTGCTCAACGCCGCCGTTGTCGCCTACCCGGACGACCGGCTGGGCGAGCGCGCGGCCGCGGTGCTGGTGATCCGCGACGACGCGGTGCTCGACCTGCCGGGCCTGTGCGAGTACCTGCTGGCCCGTGGGCTGTCGAAACACTACCTGCCGGAGCGGCTGGTGCTGCTGGACGAGCTCCCGGTCACCCAGAGCGGCAAGATCCAGAAGTTCAAACTGCGCGAGCTGGTCTCGTCCCAGGTCCCGTGA
- the coaBC gene encoding bifunctional phosphopantothenoylcysteine decarboxylase/phosphopantothenate--cysteine ligase CoaBC, whose product MSKPRVVLGVGGGIAAYKACEVLRGLTESGHDVRVVPTEAALNFVGAATFEALSGHPVHTGVFTEVDQVQHVRIGKEADLVLVVPATADLLARAAQGRADDLLTGTLLTARCPVAFFPAMHTEMWEHPATRDNVALLRSRGAVVTEPAAGRLTGADTGKGRLTDPAEIVDLARLLLAAPRALPRDLEGKRVVVSAGGTREPLDPVRYLGNRSSGKQGYALARVAAQRGAEVTLVAGHTVELPDPAGAELRRVSTAGEMREAVREAAKEADIVVMAAAVADFRPASRSGHKIKKTDDTPDPVITLSRNPDILAELVTNRSPGQVIIGFAAETGDEHGSVLDHGRAKLRRKGCDLLVLNAVGDGRAFEVEDNAGWLLAADGSERPIPLGSKSQLAAAVWDAVGEFIGH is encoded by the coding sequence GTGAGTAAACCTCGCGTCGTCCTCGGGGTAGGCGGCGGCATCGCCGCCTACAAGGCCTGTGAGGTGCTGCGCGGGCTGACCGAGTCCGGTCACGACGTCCGCGTGGTGCCCACCGAGGCCGCGCTGAACTTCGTCGGCGCGGCCACCTTCGAGGCGTTGTCCGGTCACCCGGTGCACACGGGCGTGTTCACCGAGGTCGACCAGGTGCAGCACGTCCGCATCGGCAAGGAAGCGGACCTCGTGCTGGTCGTCCCGGCGACCGCGGACCTGCTGGCCCGTGCGGCCCAGGGCCGCGCCGACGACCTGCTCACCGGCACGCTGCTCACCGCGCGCTGCCCGGTCGCGTTCTTCCCGGCGATGCACACCGAGATGTGGGAACACCCGGCGACCCGGGACAACGTGGCGCTGCTGCGGTCCAGGGGCGCCGTGGTCACCGAACCCGCCGCGGGACGGCTGACCGGCGCCGACACCGGCAAGGGACGGCTCACCGACCCGGCCGAGATCGTCGACCTGGCCAGGCTGCTGCTCGCCGCGCCGCGCGCGCTGCCCCGCGACCTCGAAGGCAAACGCGTCGTCGTCTCCGCCGGTGGCACGCGCGAACCGCTGGACCCGGTGCGTTACCTGGGCAACCGCTCGTCCGGCAAGCAGGGGTACGCCCTGGCCCGGGTCGCCGCGCAGCGCGGCGCCGAGGTCACGCTCGTGGCCGGGCACACCGTCGAGCTTCCCGATCCGGCGGGCGCCGAACTGCGCCGCGTGTCGACCGCCGGGGAGATGCGGGAGGCGGTCCGCGAGGCCGCCAAGGAGGCGGACATCGTCGTGATGGCCGCCGCTGTCGCTGATTTTCGCCCCGCGAGCCGGTCCGGTCACAAAATCAAAAAAACCGATGACACCCCCGATCCCGTCATCACACTGTCCCGGAATCCGGACATTCTCGCGGAACTGGTCACGAATCGATCGCCGGGACAGGTCATCATCGGTTTTGCCGCGGAAACCGGGGACGAGCACGGTAGCGTACTCGATCACGGCCGTGCGAAACTGCGGCGCAAAGGCTGTGACCTGCTGGTTCTCAACGCCGTCGGGGATGGCCGGGCGTTCGAGGTCGAGGACAACGCGGGCTGGTTGCTGGCCGCCGACGGCAGCGAGCGGCCTATCCCGCTGGGGTCGAAATCGCAACTGGCGGCCGCGGTGTGGGACGCCGTCGGGGAATTCATCGGGCACTGA
- a CDS encoding NADPH:quinone oxidoreductase family protein, whose protein sequence is MRAALVKEFGPPSALVVEEIADLVPGPGEVVVEVAAVSVNFPDILVVEGTYQNLPPRPFSPGKEAAGRVLAVGEGVTRLGAGDRVLALVEYGGYAEQLLVPEELVMQLPGTISYEEAAAFGLVYSTAYFGLLRRGQMRAGETVLVTGAGGGVGSAGVQVAKAYGATVIALAQDESKAELARAQGADHVLTSGPRTLRDDVRALTGGRGVDVALDMLGGDFLSQIIRCTAWEGRIVIVGFASGGQNPIKPGHVLVKSISVIGLQSSDYRDRMPELMRSTMAEMFALHAEGRLNAAVDTTFPLEKVADALQYVKDGRVRGKVVITTGRGA, encoded by the coding sequence ATGCGCGCTGCGCTCGTGAAGGAGTTCGGACCGCCGTCGGCACTGGTCGTCGAGGAAATCGCGGACCTCGTTCCCGGTCCCGGTGAGGTCGTCGTCGAGGTGGCCGCGGTGAGCGTCAACTTTCCCGACATCCTCGTGGTGGAGGGGACTTACCAGAACCTGCCGCCGCGTCCGTTCAGCCCGGGCAAGGAGGCCGCGGGCCGGGTTCTGGCGGTCGGCGAGGGTGTGACGCGGCTGGGCGCCGGTGACCGGGTGCTGGCGCTGGTCGAGTACGGCGGCTATGCCGAGCAGCTGCTCGTGCCCGAGGAGCTGGTCATGCAGCTGCCCGGCACGATCTCCTACGAGGAGGCCGCCGCGTTCGGGCTCGTGTACAGCACCGCCTACTTCGGGCTGCTGCGGCGAGGCCAGATGCGGGCCGGGGAGACCGTGCTGGTCACCGGCGCGGGAGGCGGGGTCGGCTCGGCAGGTGTCCAGGTCGCCAAAGCCTACGGTGCCACGGTGATCGCGCTGGCCCAGGACGAGTCCAAGGCGGAACTGGCCCGCGCCCAGGGCGCCGACCACGTGCTCACGTCGGGTCCGCGGACTCTGCGCGACGACGTGCGCGCCCTCACCGGTGGCCGGGGGGTGGACGTCGCACTGGACATGCTCGGTGGCGACTTCCTCAGCCAGATCATCCGGTGCACGGCGTGGGAGGGCCGGATCGTGATCGTCGGGTTCGCCTCCGGCGGGCAGAACCCGATCAAACCGGGCCACGTGCTGGTGAAGAGCATCAGCGTGATCGGACTGCAGAGCAGCGACTACCGGGACCGCATGCCGGAGCTGATGCGGTCGACGATGGCGGAGATGTTCGCCCTGCACGCCGAGGGCAGGCTCAACGCGGCGGTCGACACGACCTTTCCGCTGGAGAAGGTCGCCGATGCGCTGCAGTACGTCAAGGACGGGCGGGTGCGCGGGAAGGTCGTGATCACGACCGGCCGCGGGGCCTGA
- a CDS encoding CaiB/BaiF CoA transferase family protein, producing MSSNTTAPPLSGVRVLDLSTLLPGPLGTLMLAEAGADVIKIERPGRGDEMRSYHPKLGDASANYAVLNRGKRAFAADLKNPADRDRVLDLAAGADVVVEQFRPGVAARLGLGYGHVRSRNPGVVYCSITGYGQEGPHAGRAGHDLNYLAETGLLGVVTDASGTPQLPVSVLADIAAGSYPAVVNILLALRRRDLTGTGCHLDISMAHNLQVLAYGYFAAHQGGGGWPRPGAEQLTGGSPRYQIYATSDGRHLAVAALEQKFWERLAQLIDLPEHLVDDDGQEDAVIAAVAERIGAHPAGHWRKVFDGEDVCTAVVATFDEAVDSGLVEPDRPERLTGPGFDVGTLRSPLDPAVRAQPGRLGYPALPPLPPEVDPLWTSPGDRR from the coding sequence ATGAGCTCGAACACCACCGCGCCACCGTTGTCCGGAGTGCGTGTCCTGGACCTGTCCACTCTGCTGCCCGGCCCGCTGGGGACCCTCATGCTCGCCGAGGCGGGCGCCGACGTGATCAAGATCGAACGTCCCGGCCGCGGCGACGAAATGCGTTCCTACCACCCGAAACTCGGTGACGCGAGCGCGAACTACGCCGTGCTCAACCGCGGCAAACGGGCCTTCGCCGCGGATCTGAAAAACCCCGCCGACCGCGACCGGGTGCTCGACCTCGCCGCGGGTGCGGACGTCGTCGTGGAACAGTTCCGGCCCGGGGTCGCCGCCCGGCTCGGTCTCGGCTACGGGCACGTTCGCTCCCGCAATCCCGGCGTCGTGTACTGCTCGATCACCGGATACGGCCAGGAGGGACCGCATGCGGGGCGGGCCGGGCACGACCTGAACTACCTGGCCGAGACCGGTCTGCTCGGTGTGGTCACCGACGCCTCCGGGACTCCCCAGCTGCCCGTTTCGGTCCTGGCCGACATCGCGGCGGGCAGCTACCCGGCCGTGGTGAACATCCTGCTCGCGCTGCGGCGGCGTGACCTCACCGGGACGGGCTGCCACCTCGACATTTCGATGGCGCACAACCTCCAGGTGCTCGCCTACGGCTACTTCGCGGCGCACCAGGGCGGCGGGGGGTGGCCGCGCCCCGGCGCCGAGCAGCTCACCGGCGGCAGCCCTCGTTACCAGATCTACGCCACTTCGGACGGACGGCACCTCGCGGTCGCCGCACTCGAGCAGAAGTTCTGGGAACGCCTCGCCCAGCTGATCGACCTGCCGGAGCACCTCGTCGACGACGACGGACAGGAGGACGCGGTGATCGCGGCGGTCGCCGAGCGCATCGGCGCGCACCCGGCCGGGCACTGGCGCAAGGTGTTCGACGGTGAGGACGTCTGCACGGCCGTGGTCGCGACGTTCGACGAAGCCGTCGACAGCGGGCTGGTCGAACCGGACCGGCCGGAACGGCTCACCGGACCCGGTTTCGACGTCGGCACCCTGCGCAGCCCGCTCGACCCGGCGGTGCGTGCCCAGCCGGGACGGCTCGGCTATCCCGCATTGCCGCCCCTGCCCCCCGAGGTGGATCCACTGTGGACCTCGCCGGGCGACCGCCGGTGA
- a CDS encoding primosomal protein N', which produces MTSSDALWDLPAPAPPKRAAAKRPASRKGQPKPAEHDPVARIVVDVPLAHLDRTFDYQVPDKLDADAVPGCRVRVRFAGQLVDGFLIERASTTDHKGRLAFLERVTSPEPVLSPELHDVARRVADRYGGTLMDVLRLAIPPRHAKAESEPPREPAKVTEAPSSQAWQRYQFGESFTGALRAGKQAHAVWQALPGEDWPARLAELAGLAAASGRGAVLVVPDHRDLTRVHEACVRVAGAGAVVALSADTGPAERYRRWLAVSRGSVPIVVGTRAAMFAPVADPGLFVVWDDGDDLHVDPHMPYPQVRDVLALRAHAQGASFVAGGFARTAEAQLLVETRWAHPVAGSRDELRKAAPRVTPVGEDFDVARDEAARVARLPSVAFEAARQAFTAGAPVLVQVPRRGYVPALACAQCRAPAHCRRCAGPLGLPGGAGADVAHAPNCRWCGTPEAHFRCPACGSARLRAVVVGAKRTAEEMGRAFPGVPVRTSGAREVLASVPARPALVVSTPGAEPVAEGGYGAALLLDGWALLGRQDLRAAEETLRRWMTAAALVRPSSAGGRVIVGAEAPLAPVQALVRWDPAWHAERELSERRELGFPPVVRMASVEGTPEAVAALLAEAGLPGSAEILGPVPLTEPDEEGRSERERVLIRVPRGEARALAACLGAAQATRAARKETATVRIQLDPLALI; this is translated from the coding sequence GTGACCTCTTCCGACGCGCTCTGGGACCTGCCCGCGCCCGCGCCGCCCAAGCGCGCCGCGGCGAAGCGTCCCGCGTCCCGCAAGGGGCAGCCGAAGCCGGCGGAACACGACCCGGTCGCGCGGATCGTGGTCGACGTTCCGCTGGCGCACCTGGACCGCACGTTCGACTACCAGGTACCGGACAAGCTCGACGCCGACGCGGTGCCCGGCTGCCGGGTGCGGGTGCGGTTCGCGGGGCAGCTCGTCGACGGGTTCCTGATCGAGCGCGCCTCGACCACCGACCACAAGGGGCGGCTGGCGTTCCTGGAACGCGTCACCTCGCCGGAGCCGGTGCTGTCCCCGGAGCTGCACGACGTCGCCCGGCGGGTGGCCGACCGGTACGGCGGCACCCTGATGGACGTGCTGCGGCTGGCGATCCCGCCCCGGCACGCCAAGGCCGAGTCCGAGCCACCGCGCGAGCCGGCGAAGGTCACCGAAGCGCCGTCGTCGCAGGCGTGGCAGCGCTACCAGTTCGGCGAGTCCTTCACCGGAGCGCTCCGGGCGGGCAAGCAGGCGCACGCGGTGTGGCAGGCGCTGCCGGGGGAGGACTGGCCCGCGCGGCTGGCCGAACTGGCGGGGCTGGCCGCGGCTTCCGGGCGGGGTGCGGTGCTGGTGGTGCCCGACCACCGCGACCTGACCCGGGTGCACGAGGCGTGCGTGCGCGTGGCCGGTGCGGGCGCGGTCGTCGCGTTGTCCGCCGACACCGGCCCGGCGGAGCGGTACCGGCGGTGGCTCGCGGTGTCCCGTGGTTCGGTGCCGATCGTGGTCGGCACGCGCGCGGCGATGTTCGCGCCGGTCGCCGACCCCGGGTTGTTCGTGGTGTGGGACGACGGGGACGACCTGCACGTCGACCCGCACATGCCCTACCCGCAGGTGCGGGACGTGCTGGCGTTGCGGGCGCACGCGCAGGGCGCGTCGTTCGTGGCGGGCGGGTTCGCGCGCACGGCCGAGGCGCAGCTGCTGGTCGAGACGCGGTGGGCGCATCCGGTGGCGGGCTCGCGGGACGAGCTGCGGAAGGCCGCGCCGCGGGTGACGCCGGTCGGCGAGGACTTCGACGTGGCGCGCGACGAGGCCGCCCGCGTGGCGCGGCTGCCGTCGGTGGCGTTCGAGGCGGCGCGGCAGGCGTTCACGGCCGGGGCTCCCGTGCTGGTGCAGGTGCCACGGCGCGGTTACGTGCCCGCGCTGGCCTGCGCGCAGTGCCGGGCGCCCGCGCACTGCCGCCGGTGCGCCGGGCCGCTCGGGTTGCCTGGCGGGGCGGGAGCCGACGTGGCGCACGCGCCGAACTGCCGGTGGTGTGGCACCCCGGAGGCGCATTTCCGGTGCCCGGCCTGTGGTTCGGCGCGGTTGCGGGCGGTCGTGGTCGGGGCGAAACGGACCGCGGAGGAGATGGGCCGGGCGTTCCCGGGTGTGCCGGTGCGCACGTCGGGGGCTCGCGAAGTGCTGGCTTCCGTTCCGGCGCGGCCGGCGCTGGTGGTGTCGACGCCCGGGGCCGAGCCGGTCGCCGAGGGCGGGTACGGCGCGGCGCTGCTGCTGGACGGCTGGGCATTGCTGGGGCGGCAGGACCTGCGGGCGGCGGAGGAGACGTTGCGGCGGTGGATGACGGCGGCGGCGCTGGTGCGGCCGTCGTCGGCGGGCGGACGGGTGATCGTCGGCGCGGAGGCGCCGTTGGCCCCGGTGCAGGCGCTGGTGCGGTGGGATCCGGCCTGGCACGCCGAGCGGGAACTGTCCGAGCGCCGCGAGCTGGGTTTCCCGCCGGTCGTGCGGATGGCGAGCGTCGAGGGCACCCCGGAGGCGGTGGCGGCGTTGCTGGCGGAGGCCGGGTTGCCCGGATCGGCCGAGATCCTGGGGCCGGTTCCGCTGACCGAGCCCGACGAGGAGGGCCGTTCCGAACGGGAGCGCGTCCTGATCCGCGTGCCCCGCGGCGAGGCCCGTGCGCTGGCCGCCTGCCTTGGCGCCGCGCAGGCCACGCGGGCCGCGCGCAAGGAGACCGCGACGGTGCGGATCCAGCTCGACCCGCTGGCGCTGATCTAA
- the rpoZ gene encoding DNA-directed RNA polymerase subunit omega: MTASTGIYGEELEGITNPPIDDLLAKVSSKYALVIYAAKRARQINDYYAQLGEGLLEYVGPLVEPGPREKPLSISLREIHAGLLEHTEGE, encoded by the coding sequence GTGACCGCATCGACCGGGATTTACGGCGAGGAACTCGAAGGCATCACCAACCCGCCGATCGACGACCTGCTGGCCAAGGTCAGCTCGAAGTACGCGCTGGTGATCTACGCCGCGAAGCGTGCTCGTCAGATCAACGACTACTACGCCCAGCTCGGCGAGGGCCTGCTCGAGTACGTCGGCCCGCTCGTGGAGCCGGGTCCGCGTGAGAAGCCGCTGTCGATCTCGCTGCGCGAGATCCACGCCGGCCTGCTCGAGCACACCGAGGGTGAGTAA
- the metK gene encoding methionine adenosyltransferase has product MTASNRRLFTSESVTEGHPDKICDAISDSILDALLAKDPRSRVAVETMITTGQVHVAGEVTTEAYADIPTIVRERILEIGYDSSAKGFDGNSCGVNVAIGAQSPDIAQGVDTAYESRVENAIDEIDRQGAGDQGLMFGYACSDTPELMPLPIALAHRLSRRLARVRKDGVLPYLRPDGKTQVTIEYAGDQPVRLDTVVVSTQHAEGIDLDSMLGVDVREQVVLPELNELDLDHGDVRLLVNPTGRFVIGGPMGDAGLTGRKIIVDTYGGMARHGGGAFSGKDPSKVDRSAAYAMRWVAKNVVAAGLAGRVEVQVAYAIGKASPVGLFVETFGTETVDPAKIQTAISEVFDLRPAAIIRDLDLLHPIYAATAAYGHFGRTDVKLPWENTDRSDALRSLAGA; this is encoded by the coding sequence GTGACCGCGTCTAATCGCAGGTTGTTCACTTCGGAGTCGGTGACCGAAGGGCACCCGGACAAGATCTGTGACGCCATCAGCGACTCGATCCTGGACGCCCTGCTGGCGAAGGACCCGCGTTCGCGCGTCGCGGTCGAGACGATGATCACGACCGGCCAGGTGCACGTGGCCGGTGAGGTGACCACCGAGGCCTACGCCGACATCCCGACGATCGTGCGCGAGCGGATCCTCGAGATCGGCTACGACTCCTCCGCCAAGGGGTTCGACGGCAACTCCTGCGGCGTCAACGTCGCGATCGGCGCGCAGTCCCCGGACATCGCGCAGGGCGTGGACACCGCCTACGAGTCGCGCGTGGAGAACGCGATCGACGAGATCGACCGGCAGGGCGCGGGCGACCAGGGCCTGATGTTCGGGTACGCGTGCTCGGACACGCCGGAGCTGATGCCGCTGCCGATCGCGCTGGCCCACCGCCTGTCCCGCCGGCTCGCCAGGGTGCGCAAAGACGGCGTGCTGCCCTACCTGCGCCCGGACGGCAAGACCCAGGTCACCATCGAGTACGCGGGCGACCAGCCGGTGCGGCTGGACACCGTCGTGGTGTCCACGCAGCACGCCGAGGGCATCGACCTGGACAGCATGCTCGGCGTCGACGTCCGCGAGCAGGTCGTGCTGCCCGAGCTGAACGAGCTCGACCTCGACCACGGCGACGTGCGGCTGCTGGTCAACCCGACCGGCCGCTTCGTCATCGGCGGCCCGATGGGTGACGCCGGGCTGACCGGCCGCAAGATCATCGTGGACACCTACGGCGGCATGGCCCGTCACGGTGGTGGCGCGTTCTCCGGCAAGGACCCGTCGAAGGTGGACCGCTCCGCGGCCTACGCGATGCGCTGGGTCGCCAAGAACGTCGTCGCCGCGGGGCTGGCCGGGCGGGTCGAGGTGCAGGTCGCGTACGCGATCGGCAAGGCGTCGCCGGTCGGCCTGTTCGTCGAGACCTTCGGCACCGAGACGGTCGACCCGGCCAAGATCCAGACCGCGATCAGCGAGGTGTTCGACCTGCGCCCGGCCGCGATCATCCGCGACCTGGACCTGCTGCACCCGATCTACGCCGCCACCGCCGCGTACGGCCACTTCGGCCGTACCGACGTGAAGCTGCCCTGGGAGAACACCGACCGCTCCGACGCGTTGCGGTCGCTCGCGGGCGCCTGA